The Aquila chrysaetos chrysaetos chromosome 6, bAquChr1.4, whole genome shotgun sequence genome window below encodes:
- the NMI gene encoding N-myc-interactor isoform X4 translates to MKSMATPDPFGTSKDEMERLAGELKKWKERVEKAEKAKADLFLCKVSADEECVKAEEELIKLKDFQEKQHKNIIMSRETHERELHVLIEENAELKREIEKLKEDLAKCSSGLSRDGQIKKQVAEMKMKFSHMEEMKNDYADMNTHCVFGVTTKLPFRLNQNQALLTFEDEEVAQRLIKMGKHAVNLDSKIADVRVKPFALEMGVKFELHVTISGKKINVSEVPELSIPEDWMRDKLELTFYKSEQGGGEVENVNYDKQSRTAVITFLRPGAANGLARCTKYPFFVNGRCYRLSVSPDTDVHLEKFQLYCGISKKTILLKRIEETEDDEESVQDMIEIHFQKPSNSGGEIEKIKYVSKGVTWVWFEEDT, encoded by the exons ATGAAG agTATGGCAACCCCTGACCCTTTTGGCACATCAAAAGATGAGATGGAAAGACTTGCGGGAGAACTGAAGAAATGGAAG GAAAGAgttgaaaaagctgaaaaagcaaaagctgacctttttctctgtaaagtaAGTGCTGATGAAGAGTGTGttaaagcagaggaggagctgATAAAGCTAAAGGACTTTCAAGAGAAACAGCATAAGAACATAATTATGTCTAGGGAGACCCATGAG AGAGAACTCCATGTACTAATTGAAGAAAATGCTGAGCTGAAGAGAGAGATTGAAAAGCTCAAAGAAGACCTTGCAAAATGTAGTTCAGGGCTTTCACGGGATGGTCAG ATTAAAAAACAGgtagcagaaatgaaaatgaagttcagtcacatggaagaaatgaagaatgaCTATGCAGATATGAATACTCACTGTGTTTTTGGTGTAACTACAAAACTCCCATTCAGACTGAATCAAAACCAGGCACTGCTTACTTTTGAAGATGAAGAAG TTGCCCAGAGACTGATAAAAATGGGTAAGCATGCTGTGAACCTGGACAGCAAAATAGCAGATGTGAGAGTCAAGCCTTTTGCACTTGAAATGGGAGTCAAGTTTGAG cttCATGTTACTATTTCTGGAAAGAAGATCAATGTTTCAGAAGTACCTGAGCTATCCATTCCTGAAGACTGGATGAGAGACAAATTAGAGCTGACTTTCTACAAATCTgaacagggaggaggagaagtagAAAATGTGAACTATGACAAGCAGTCTAGAACAGCTGTTATTACATTCCTCAGACCTGGAG CAGCTAATGGCTTGGCAAGATGTACTAAATATCCTTTCTTTGTAAACGGAAGGTGCTATAGGCTTTCTGTTTCCCCAGACACCGACGTACACTTGGAAAAGTTTCAG CTCTATTGTGGGATTTCTAAGAAGACCATTCTGTTGAAAAGAATTGAAGAGACGGAAGATGACGAGGAAAGTGTACAGGACATGAttgaaattcattttcaaaagcctaGTAATAGTGGTGGGGAAATAGAGAAAATCAAATATGTATCGAAAGGAGTAACATGGGTTTGGTTTGAGGAGGATACTTAG
- the NMI gene encoding N-myc-interactor isoform X5 produces MATPDPFGTSKDEMERLAGELKKWKERVEKAEKAKADLFLCKVSADEECVKAEEELIKLKDFQEKQHKNIIMSRETHERELHVLIEENAELKREIEKLKEDLAKCSSGLSRDGQIKKQVAEMKMKFSHMEEMKNDYADMNTHCVFGVTTKLPFRLNQNQALLTFEDEEVAQRLIKMGKHAVNLDSKIADVRVKPFALEMGVKFELHVTISGKKINVSEVPELSIPEDWMRDKLELTFYKSEQGGGEVENVNYDKQSRTAVITFLRPGAANGLARCTKYPFFVNGRCYRLSVSPDTDVHLEKFQLYCGISKKTILLKRIEETEDDEESVQDMIEIHFQKPSNSGGEIEKIKYVSKGVTWVWFEEDT; encoded by the exons ATGGCAACCCCTGACCCTTTTGGCACATCAAAAGATGAGATGGAAAGACTTGCGGGAGAACTGAAGAAATGGAAG GAAAGAgttgaaaaagctgaaaaagcaaaagctgacctttttctctgtaaagtaAGTGCTGATGAAGAGTGTGttaaagcagaggaggagctgATAAAGCTAAAGGACTTTCAAGAGAAACAGCATAAGAACATAATTATGTCTAGGGAGACCCATGAG AGAGAACTCCATGTACTAATTGAAGAAAATGCTGAGCTGAAGAGAGAGATTGAAAAGCTCAAAGAAGACCTTGCAAAATGTAGTTCAGGGCTTTCACGGGATGGTCAG ATTAAAAAACAGgtagcagaaatgaaaatgaagttcagtcacatggaagaaatgaagaatgaCTATGCAGATATGAATACTCACTGTGTTTTTGGTGTAACTACAAAACTCCCATTCAGACTGAATCAAAACCAGGCACTGCTTACTTTTGAAGATGAAGAAG TTGCCCAGAGACTGATAAAAATGGGTAAGCATGCTGTGAACCTGGACAGCAAAATAGCAGATGTGAGAGTCAAGCCTTTTGCACTTGAAATGGGAGTCAAGTTTGAG cttCATGTTACTATTTCTGGAAAGAAGATCAATGTTTCAGAAGTACCTGAGCTATCCATTCCTGAAGACTGGATGAGAGACAAATTAGAGCTGACTTTCTACAAATCTgaacagggaggaggagaagtagAAAATGTGAACTATGACAAGCAGTCTAGAACAGCTGTTATTACATTCCTCAGACCTGGAG CAGCTAATGGCTTGGCAAGATGTACTAAATATCCTTTCTTTGTAAACGGAAGGTGCTATAGGCTTTCTGTTTCCCCAGACACCGACGTACACTTGGAAAAGTTTCAG CTCTATTGTGGGATTTCTAAGAAGACCATTCTGTTGAAAAGAATTGAAGAGACGGAAGATGACGAGGAAAGTGTACAGGACATGAttgaaattcattttcaaaagcctaGTAATAGTGGTGGGGAAATAGAGAAAATCAAATATGTATCGAAAGGAGTAACATGGGTTTGGTTTGAGGAGGATACTTAG
- the NMI gene encoding N-myc-interactor isoform X1, translated as MSGLRNWRKTANGHTGKIHWTFINGHTLKTTMAKRFIQLQRSMATPDPFGTSKDEMERLAGELKKWKERVEKAEKAKADLFLCKVSADEECVKAEEELIKLKDFQEKQHKNIIMSRETHERELHVLIEENAELKREIEKLKEDLAKCSSGLSRDGQIKKQVAEMKMKFSHMEEMKNDYADMNTHCVFGVTTKLPFRLNQNQALLTFEDEEVAQRLIKMGKHAVNLDSKIADVRVKPFALEMGVKFELHVTISGKKINVSEVPELSIPEDWMRDKLELTFYKSEQGGGEVENVNYDKQSRTAVITFLRPGAANGLARCTKYPFFVNGRCYRLSVSPDTDVHLEKFQLYCGISKKTILLKRIEETEDDEESVQDMIEIHFQKPSNSGGEIEKIKYVSKGVTWVWFEEDT; from the exons ATGTCTGGCCTGCGtaactggagaaaaacagcaaatggGCACACAGGCAAAATACATTGGACTTTCATTAACGGACATACATTGAAAACTACCATGGCAAAACGCTTCATCCAGCTGCAGagg agTATGGCAACCCCTGACCCTTTTGGCACATCAAAAGATGAGATGGAAAGACTTGCGGGAGAACTGAAGAAATGGAAG GAAAGAgttgaaaaagctgaaaaagcaaaagctgacctttttctctgtaaagtaAGTGCTGATGAAGAGTGTGttaaagcagaggaggagctgATAAAGCTAAAGGACTTTCAAGAGAAACAGCATAAGAACATAATTATGTCTAGGGAGACCCATGAG AGAGAACTCCATGTACTAATTGAAGAAAATGCTGAGCTGAAGAGAGAGATTGAAAAGCTCAAAGAAGACCTTGCAAAATGTAGTTCAGGGCTTTCACGGGATGGTCAG ATTAAAAAACAGgtagcagaaatgaaaatgaagttcagtcacatggaagaaatgaagaatgaCTATGCAGATATGAATACTCACTGTGTTTTTGGTGTAACTACAAAACTCCCATTCAGACTGAATCAAAACCAGGCACTGCTTACTTTTGAAGATGAAGAAG TTGCCCAGAGACTGATAAAAATGGGTAAGCATGCTGTGAACCTGGACAGCAAAATAGCAGATGTGAGAGTCAAGCCTTTTGCACTTGAAATGGGAGTCAAGTTTGAG cttCATGTTACTATTTCTGGAAAGAAGATCAATGTTTCAGAAGTACCTGAGCTATCCATTCCTGAAGACTGGATGAGAGACAAATTAGAGCTGACTTTCTACAAATCTgaacagggaggaggagaagtagAAAATGTGAACTATGACAAGCAGTCTAGAACAGCTGTTATTACATTCCTCAGACCTGGAG CAGCTAATGGCTTGGCAAGATGTACTAAATATCCTTTCTTTGTAAACGGAAGGTGCTATAGGCTTTCTGTTTCCCCAGACACCGACGTACACTTGGAAAAGTTTCAG CTCTATTGTGGGATTTCTAAGAAGACCATTCTGTTGAAAAGAATTGAAGAGACGGAAGATGACGAGGAAAGTGTACAGGACATGAttgaaattcattttcaaaagcctaGTAATAGTGGTGGGGAAATAGAGAAAATCAAATATGTATCGAAAGGAGTAACATGGGTTTGGTTTGAGGAGGATACTTAG
- the NMI gene encoding N-myc-interactor isoform X6, translating into MLVLISVVTTLERVEKAEKAKADLFLCKVSADEECVKAEEELIKLKDFQEKQHKNIIMSRETHERELHVLIEENAELKREIEKLKEDLAKCSSGLSRDGQIKKQVAEMKMKFSHMEEMKNDYADMNTHCVFGVTTKLPFRLNQNQALLTFEDEEVAQRLIKMGKHAVNLDSKIADVRVKPFALEMGVKFELHVTISGKKINVSEVPELSIPEDWMRDKLELTFYKSEQGGGEVENVNYDKQSRTAVITFLRPGAANGLARCTKYPFFVNGRCYRLSVSPDTDVHLEKFQLYCGISKKTILLKRIEETEDDEESVQDMIEIHFQKPSNSGGEIEKIKYVSKGVTWVWFEEDT; encoded by the exons ATGCTTGTGTTGATCTCGGTGGTAACTACACTT GAAAGAgttgaaaaagctgaaaaagcaaaagctgacctttttctctgtaaagtaAGTGCTGATGAAGAGTGTGttaaagcagaggaggagctgATAAAGCTAAAGGACTTTCAAGAGAAACAGCATAAGAACATAATTATGTCTAGGGAGACCCATGAG AGAGAACTCCATGTACTAATTGAAGAAAATGCTGAGCTGAAGAGAGAGATTGAAAAGCTCAAAGAAGACCTTGCAAAATGTAGTTCAGGGCTTTCACGGGATGGTCAG ATTAAAAAACAGgtagcagaaatgaaaatgaagttcagtcacatggaagaaatgaagaatgaCTATGCAGATATGAATACTCACTGTGTTTTTGGTGTAACTACAAAACTCCCATTCAGACTGAATCAAAACCAGGCACTGCTTACTTTTGAAGATGAAGAAG TTGCCCAGAGACTGATAAAAATGGGTAAGCATGCTGTGAACCTGGACAGCAAAATAGCAGATGTGAGAGTCAAGCCTTTTGCACTTGAAATGGGAGTCAAGTTTGAG cttCATGTTACTATTTCTGGAAAGAAGATCAATGTTTCAGAAGTACCTGAGCTATCCATTCCTGAAGACTGGATGAGAGACAAATTAGAGCTGACTTTCTACAAATCTgaacagggaggaggagaagtagAAAATGTGAACTATGACAAGCAGTCTAGAACAGCTGTTATTACATTCCTCAGACCTGGAG CAGCTAATGGCTTGGCAAGATGTACTAAATATCCTTTCTTTGTAAACGGAAGGTGCTATAGGCTTTCTGTTTCCCCAGACACCGACGTACACTTGGAAAAGTTTCAG CTCTATTGTGGGATTTCTAAGAAGACCATTCTGTTGAAAAGAATTGAAGAGACGGAAGATGACGAGGAAAGTGTACAGGACATGAttgaaattcattttcaaaagcctaGTAATAGTGGTGGGGAAATAGAGAAAATCAAATATGTATCGAAAGGAGTAACATGGGTTTGGTTTGAGGAGGATACTTAG
- the NMI gene encoding N-myc-interactor isoform X2, with product MDFTSPPLSLKDNGFSMATPDPFGTSKDEMERLAGELKKWKERVEKAEKAKADLFLCKVSADEECVKAEEELIKLKDFQEKQHKNIIMSRETHERELHVLIEENAELKREIEKLKEDLAKCSSGLSRDGQIKKQVAEMKMKFSHMEEMKNDYADMNTHCVFGVTTKLPFRLNQNQALLTFEDEEVAQRLIKMGKHAVNLDSKIADVRVKPFALEMGVKFELHVTISGKKINVSEVPELSIPEDWMRDKLELTFYKSEQGGGEVENVNYDKQSRTAVITFLRPGAANGLARCTKYPFFVNGRCYRLSVSPDTDVHLEKFQLYCGISKKTILLKRIEETEDDEESVQDMIEIHFQKPSNSGGEIEKIKYVSKGVTWVWFEEDT from the exons ATGGATTTTACAAGTCCCCCGCTATCTTTAAAAGATAATGGTTTT agTATGGCAACCCCTGACCCTTTTGGCACATCAAAAGATGAGATGGAAAGACTTGCGGGAGAACTGAAGAAATGGAAG GAAAGAgttgaaaaagctgaaaaagcaaaagctgacctttttctctgtaaagtaAGTGCTGATGAAGAGTGTGttaaagcagaggaggagctgATAAAGCTAAAGGACTTTCAAGAGAAACAGCATAAGAACATAATTATGTCTAGGGAGACCCATGAG AGAGAACTCCATGTACTAATTGAAGAAAATGCTGAGCTGAAGAGAGAGATTGAAAAGCTCAAAGAAGACCTTGCAAAATGTAGTTCAGGGCTTTCACGGGATGGTCAG ATTAAAAAACAGgtagcagaaatgaaaatgaagttcagtcacatggaagaaatgaagaatgaCTATGCAGATATGAATACTCACTGTGTTTTTGGTGTAACTACAAAACTCCCATTCAGACTGAATCAAAACCAGGCACTGCTTACTTTTGAAGATGAAGAAG TTGCCCAGAGACTGATAAAAATGGGTAAGCATGCTGTGAACCTGGACAGCAAAATAGCAGATGTGAGAGTCAAGCCTTTTGCACTTGAAATGGGAGTCAAGTTTGAG cttCATGTTACTATTTCTGGAAAGAAGATCAATGTTTCAGAAGTACCTGAGCTATCCATTCCTGAAGACTGGATGAGAGACAAATTAGAGCTGACTTTCTACAAATCTgaacagggaggaggagaagtagAAAATGTGAACTATGACAAGCAGTCTAGAACAGCTGTTATTACATTCCTCAGACCTGGAG CAGCTAATGGCTTGGCAAGATGTACTAAATATCCTTTCTTTGTAAACGGAAGGTGCTATAGGCTTTCTGTTTCCCCAGACACCGACGTACACTTGGAAAAGTTTCAG CTCTATTGTGGGATTTCTAAGAAGACCATTCTGTTGAAAAGAATTGAAGAGACGGAAGATGACGAGGAAAGTGTACAGGACATGAttgaaattcattttcaaaagcctaGTAATAGTGGTGGGGAAATAGAGAAAATCAAATATGTATCGAAAGGAGTAACATGGGTTTGGTTTGAGGAGGATACTTAG
- the NMI gene encoding N-myc-interactor isoform X3 has product MLVNFCPESMATPDPFGTSKDEMERLAGELKKWKERVEKAEKAKADLFLCKVSADEECVKAEEELIKLKDFQEKQHKNIIMSRETHERELHVLIEENAELKREIEKLKEDLAKCSSGLSRDGQIKKQVAEMKMKFSHMEEMKNDYADMNTHCVFGVTTKLPFRLNQNQALLTFEDEEVAQRLIKMGKHAVNLDSKIADVRVKPFALEMGVKFELHVTISGKKINVSEVPELSIPEDWMRDKLELTFYKSEQGGGEVENVNYDKQSRTAVITFLRPGAANGLARCTKYPFFVNGRCYRLSVSPDTDVHLEKFQLYCGISKKTILLKRIEETEDDEESVQDMIEIHFQKPSNSGGEIEKIKYVSKGVTWVWFEEDT; this is encoded by the exons ATGCTCGTGAACTTCTGCCCTGAA agTATGGCAACCCCTGACCCTTTTGGCACATCAAAAGATGAGATGGAAAGACTTGCGGGAGAACTGAAGAAATGGAAG GAAAGAgttgaaaaagctgaaaaagcaaaagctgacctttttctctgtaaagtaAGTGCTGATGAAGAGTGTGttaaagcagaggaggagctgATAAAGCTAAAGGACTTTCAAGAGAAACAGCATAAGAACATAATTATGTCTAGGGAGACCCATGAG AGAGAACTCCATGTACTAATTGAAGAAAATGCTGAGCTGAAGAGAGAGATTGAAAAGCTCAAAGAAGACCTTGCAAAATGTAGTTCAGGGCTTTCACGGGATGGTCAG ATTAAAAAACAGgtagcagaaatgaaaatgaagttcagtcacatggaagaaatgaagaatgaCTATGCAGATATGAATACTCACTGTGTTTTTGGTGTAACTACAAAACTCCCATTCAGACTGAATCAAAACCAGGCACTGCTTACTTTTGAAGATGAAGAAG TTGCCCAGAGACTGATAAAAATGGGTAAGCATGCTGTGAACCTGGACAGCAAAATAGCAGATGTGAGAGTCAAGCCTTTTGCACTTGAAATGGGAGTCAAGTTTGAG cttCATGTTACTATTTCTGGAAAGAAGATCAATGTTTCAGAAGTACCTGAGCTATCCATTCCTGAAGACTGGATGAGAGACAAATTAGAGCTGACTTTCTACAAATCTgaacagggaggaggagaagtagAAAATGTGAACTATGACAAGCAGTCTAGAACAGCTGTTATTACATTCCTCAGACCTGGAG CAGCTAATGGCTTGGCAAGATGTACTAAATATCCTTTCTTTGTAAACGGAAGGTGCTATAGGCTTTCTGTTTCCCCAGACACCGACGTACACTTGGAAAAGTTTCAG CTCTATTGTGGGATTTCTAAGAAGACCATTCTGTTGAAAAGAATTGAAGAGACGGAAGATGACGAGGAAAGTGTACAGGACATGAttgaaattcattttcaaaagcctaGTAATAGTGGTGGGGAAATAGAGAAAATCAAATATGTATCGAAAGGAGTAACATGGGTTTGGTTTGAGGAGGATACTTAG